In Candidatus Sedimenticola sp. (ex Thyasira tokunagai), the following proteins share a genomic window:
- a CDS encoding ABC transporter permease, protein MSEAVTTKRARKINPMTQRRLTVFRANRRGWWSLWIFLALFTFTLFAEFVANDKPFLLSYQGSLYSPVLNGYPETTFGGELETETDYRDPYMVEKINSDGWMLWPLIRYDHQSVAWDLPVPAPSPPDETHWFGTDDQARDLSARLIYGFRISILFGFTLTIISALLGVAAGAVQGYFGGKVDLLFQRFIEVWSGMPTLYLLIILASVVKPNFWWLLGLMLLFSWMGFVGVVRAEFLRARNFEYVRAARSLGVSDRVIIFRHVLPNAVVATLTFLPFVLAGSVTVLTSLDFLGVGLPPGSASLGEVLAQGKANLQAPWLGLAGFFTIAVMLSLLIFIGEAVRDAFDPRKSVG, encoded by the coding sequence ATGAGTGAGGCAGTCACAACCAAAAGAGCACGAAAGATAAATCCCATGACCCAACGGCGGCTGACGGTCTTTCGTGCCAATCGTCGCGGTTGGTGGTCGCTATGGATCTTTCTTGCACTTTTTACCTTTACCCTCTTTGCCGAGTTTGTCGCCAATGACAAACCCTTTTTGTTGAGCTATCAGGGGAGTCTCTACAGCCCGGTTCTCAATGGCTATCCAGAGACCACTTTCGGCGGTGAGTTGGAGACCGAGACCGACTACCGCGATCCCTACATGGTGGAGAAGATCAACAGTGATGGCTGGATGCTCTGGCCGTTGATTCGTTATGATCATCAGTCGGTCGCCTGGGATCTGCCGGTGCCGGCCCCTTCGCCACCGGATGAGACCCACTGGTTCGGTACTGATGACCAGGCGCGTGATCTCAGCGCACGGCTGATCTACGGCTTCCGTATCTCGATTCTCTTCGGTTTTACCCTGACCATTATCTCCGCCTTGCTGGGTGTAGCGGCGGGTGCGGTACAGGGATATTTTGGTGGCAAGGTCGATCTACTCTTCCAGCGCTTTATTGAGGTGTGGTCGGGCATGCCCACCCTCTATCTGCTGATCATTCTCGCCAGCGTCGTCAAACCCAACTTCTGGTGGCTCCTGGGACTGATGCTGCTCTTCTCTTGGATGGGGTTTGTCGGCGTAGTACGGGCGGAGTTCCTGCGGGCGCGTAACTTTGAGTACGTTCGTGCCGCCCGTTCACTGGGTGTGAGTGATCGGGTGATTATCTTCCGTCATGTGCTGCCCAATGCTGTGGTGGCAACCCTCACCTTTCTCCCCTTTGTTCTCGCAGGATCGGTAACAGTATTGACCTCCCTCGATTTTCTCGGTGTCGGCCTGCCGCCGGGCTCCGCCTCTCTGGGTGAAGTGTTGGCACAGGGCAAGGCCAATCTGCAGGCGCCCTGGCTGGGGCTTGCCGGCTTTTTCACTATTGCAGTGATGCTAAGCCTGTTGATCTTTATCGGTGAAGCGGTGCGCGACGCCTTCGATCCACGAAAAAGCGTGGGGTAG
- a CDS encoding ABC transporter ATP-binding protein has protein sequence MSSQPEKSDSPLLVIDNLSTYFHSNGEEIEAVRQVSLELRRGETLALVGESGSGKSVTALSVMQLLPYPKAHHPCGSIRFDGAELVGANRSLLTKVRGDRIGMIFQEPMTSLNPLHSVEKQVSEVLIVHKGLTRIQARERTLELLRKVRIRDPEKRLASYPHQLSGGQRQRVMIAMALANDPDILIADEPTTALDVTIQAQILTLLKDLQQEMGLAILLITHDLGIVQKVSDHVAVMQGGKIVEQGLTQALFASPQHPYTQMLLEAEPKGQPITGEADAPEVLACDNLKVWFPVKRGFLRRTVDHIKAVDEISLRLQAGHTLGVVGESGSGKTTLALALLRLVESEGAIRFDESNISAHNAASMKALRRRMQVVFQDPYGSLSPRLSIREIVEEGLTAHDIGNEEEREQRVIDILQEVGIDPDSRDRYPHEFSGGQRQRIAIARAMIMHPRLVVLDEPTSALDRSVQAQIIDLLRDLQQKHNLAYLFISHDLKVVRALSDNLIVMQEGKAVEQGSAEDIFENPQQPYTKRLIKAAFDLEADELVEG, from the coding sequence ATGAGCAGCCAACCTGAGAAGAGCGACAGCCCCCTGCTGGTGATTGATAATCTCTCCACCTATTTTCACTCCAATGGAGAGGAGATAGAGGCGGTGAGGCAGGTCTCCCTGGAGCTCAGGCGGGGAGAGACCTTGGCGCTGGTAGGGGAAAGTGGTTCCGGCAAGTCGGTTACCGCCCTGTCGGTGATGCAGCTGCTGCCCTATCCCAAGGCGCACCACCCCTGCGGCAGCATCCGTTTTGATGGTGCTGAACTGGTCGGTGCCAACCGTTCGCTGTTGACCAAGGTGCGTGGTGACCGAATCGGCATGATCTTCCAGGAGCCGATGACCTCTCTCAATCCACTGCACAGCGTGGAGAAGCAGGTCAGTGAAGTGCTGATTGTGCATAAAGGCCTCACCCGGATTCAGGCAAGGGAACGTACGCTGGAATTGCTGCGAAAAGTGCGTATTCGTGATCCTGAAAAGCGCTTGGCAAGCTACCCCCATCAGCTCTCCGGTGGTCAGCGTCAGCGAGTGATGATCGCCATGGCCCTGGCCAACGATCCCGATATCCTCATTGCTGACGAACCCACCACCGCCCTCGATGTCACTATTCAGGCACAGATTCTCACTCTGTTGAAAGATCTTCAGCAGGAGATGGGATTGGCGATTCTGCTGATTACCCATGATCTTGGCATAGTTCAAAAGGTGTCAGACCATGTCGCGGTGATGCAGGGGGGAAAGATTGTAGAGCAGGGACTGACCCAGGCACTGTTCGCTTCCCCTCAGCATCCCTATACACAGATGCTGCTGGAAGCTGAACCCAAGGGGCAGCCGATCACCGGTGAGGCGGATGCGCCGGAGGTGCTTGCCTGCGATAACCTCAAGGTGTGGTTCCCGGTCAAGAGAGGTTTTCTCCGGCGTACGGTGGATCACATCAAGGCGGTGGATGAGATCAGCCTGAGACTTCAGGCGGGCCACACCCTCGGTGTGGTGGGAGAGAGCGGCTCAGGCAAGACCACCCTAGCTCTGGCGTTACTACGGCTGGTAGAGAGTGAAGGGGCGATCCGTTTCGATGAGTCTAATATCTCAGCCCATAATGCAGCGAGCATGAAAGCCCTGCGGCGGCGAATGCAGGTGGTCTTCCAAGACCCCTACGGTTCCCTCAGTCCCCGCCTCTCCATCCGGGAGATCGTCGAAGAGGGGTTGACAGCCCACGATATAGGCAACGAGGAGGAGCGTGAGCAGCGGGTGATAGACATTTTACAGGAGGTGGGTATCGATCCAGACAGCCGCGACCGCTACCCCCACGAGTTCTCCGGCGGCCAACGTCAACGTATCGCCATCGCCCGCGCAATGATCATGCACCCCCGCCTAGTGGTGCTCGACGAACCCACCTCTGCCCTTGACCGTTCGGTACAGGCCCAGATTATCGATCTGCTGCGGGATCTTCAGCAGAAGCACAACCTCGCCTACCTCTTTATCAGCCACGATCTCAAGGTGGTACGTGCTCTCAGTGACAACCTGATTGTTATGCAGGAGGGGAAAGCGGTAGAGCAGGGGAGTGCTGAGGATATTTTTGAAAACCCCCAACAGCCCTACACCAAGAGACTGATCAAAGCAGCGTTTGATCTGGAGGCGGATGAGTTGGTGGAGGGTTGA
- a CDS encoding YidB family protein yields MDINQILKLGAQAFMKSQGSGDAGGNLNPDILTTALSGLSGGKRGLDIASLIGGMQGGGMGDMLQSWLGDGQNQAISGSQVSNLLGSDKIRAFASQLGLSEEEAIGGLQDAMPQIVDKASSGGSLLDSIGGVGGALGLVSKLFGK; encoded by the coding sequence ATGGATATAAATCAAATATTGAAACTAGGTGCACAGGCCTTCATGAAAAGTCAGGGTAGTGGCGATGCCGGCGGCAATCTAAACCCTGACATATTAACTACTGCGCTATCAGGTTTAAGCGGTGGTAAAAGAGGACTGGATATAGCCTCTCTTATAGGCGGAATGCAAGGTGGTGGAATGGGGGACATGCTGCAATCGTGGCTCGGCGATGGACAAAATCAGGCCATCTCAGGAAGTCAGGTCAGTAACCTGTTAGGTTCAGATAAAATTAGAGCATTTGCCTCTCAACTCGGTTTAAGCGAAGAAGAAGCTATTGGTGGATTACAGGATGCTATGCCACAGATAGTCGATAAAGCCAGCAGTGGTGGTTCTCTACTGGATTCCATTGGTGGAGTGGGTGGAGCTCTAGGCCTGGTTAGTAAGTTATTTGGAAAATAA
- the lysM gene encoding peptidoglycan-binding protein LysM, whose protein sequence is MGLFDFAKDMGKKLFGSGDDPAEKIQQSIESNNPGITNLSVAYEDGVVGLSGKADSAEAAEKAVLLAGNVQGVTDVKIDNLDAPAPTPEVEYYVIVSGDSLSKIAKNFYKNAMDYPKLFAANREVIQNPDLIYPGQKIRIPPKTW, encoded by the coding sequence ATGGGTTTATTTGATTTTGCTAAAGACATGGGCAAAAAATTATTTGGAAGTGGCGATGATCCAGCTGAAAAGATTCAGCAAAGCATTGAATCTAACAACCCCGGTATTACCAATCTTAGTGTCGCTTATGAGGATGGCGTTGTCGGCCTAAGCGGTAAAGCAGATTCGGCAGAAGCGGCAGAAAAAGCTGTACTACTGGCAGGCAATGTGCAAGGTGTTACCGATGTCAAAATTGACAATCTGGATGCACCGGCTCCAACTCCAGAAGTTGAGTACTATGTAATTGTAAGTGGGGATAGCCTGTCCAAAATTGCCAAAAACTTTTATAAAAACGCGATGGATTATCCGAAGTTATTTGCCGCCAACCGTGAAGTTATCCAGAACCCTGACCTGATTTACCCTGGCCAGAAAATTCGAATTCCACCGAAGACCTGGTAA
- a CDS encoding YegP family protein has product MKKSEAKEPFSFSFVDDAGKSIVKSESYSAKKSAVNGVESVKKNSQELARYDLKESKNGKFFFNIKATNGQVVATSALFPSEIDRENAIALLKQNGASAATIIKIVVQFSTLLRL; this is encoded by the coding sequence TTGAAAAAGAGTGAAGCAAAAGAGCCATTCAGCTTCTCGTTTGTTGATGATGCCGGAAAAAGCATCGTTAAAAGTGAGAGTTACTCAGCAAAGAAAAGCGCTGTAAATGGAGTTGAATCGGTTAAGAAAAACTCCCAAGAACTTGCCAGATACGATCTTAAAGAGTCAAAAAATGGCAAGTTTTTCTTCAATATAAAAGCAACCAATGGCCAGGTTGTTGCAACCAGTGCACTCTTCCCATCTGAGATAGATAGAGAAAACGCAATTGCACTGTTAAAACAAAATGGTGCCTCTGCTGCGACGATTATCAAGATAGTTGTCCAATTCTCTACGCTGCTTCGTCTCTAA
- a CDS encoding IS3 family transposase (programmed frameshift) — protein MGYPKERKESVLKKMLPPNNKTIPEISKEEGICEGTLYNWRKAARAEGRLMPDGDSTPTGWSATDKFTAVVETAPMNEAELSAYCRERGLYAEQIGEWREACEQANDWDRNQNKRLKDIRKVDEKRIKELERDLNRKEKALAETAALLVLRKKAQANLGGRRGRMINVPDRRRAVELIEEAVGAGASAQKACEVLEISLRTYKRWTDGDAVNADGRPDVKRPEPANKLKPEERQQILETCNEEAYQSLPPSQIVPALADKDTYIASESSFYRVLKEEDQLHRRGRVQAPRRVSKPAAYKATAPNQVWSWDITFLATTITGMFYRLYLVMDIYSRKIVGWEIHENETADNASLLIRKACLTEGIHERGLVLHSDNGSPMKGATMLATLQKLGVVPSFSRPSVSNDNPYSESLFGTMKYTPAFPSKPFESLDAARDWVYNFIRWYNEEHRHSGIQFVTPAQRHSGVELSILANRETVYEAAKQRNPERWSRETRNWTPVGEVWLNPENQDSRGAGIRDEAA, from the exons ATGGGTTATCCAAAAGAGCGGAAAGAATCGGTACTGAAAAAGATGCTGCCGCCGAACAATAAAACGATACCAGAGATATCCAAGGAGGAAGGGATCTGCGAAGGCACGCTGTACAACTGGAGAAAAGCAGCCCGTGCTGAAGGGCGATTGATGCCTGATGGAGACAGCACTCCCACCGGATGGAGTGCCACAGATAAGTTCACAGCGGTTGTTGAGACTGCACCAATGAATGAGGCTGAGCTATCCGCTTACTGTCGTGAGCGTGGACTGTATGCCGAACAGATCGGTGAGTGGCGAGAAGCCTGTGAACAAGCGAATGACTGGGATCGAAATCAGAACAAGCGGTTAAAGGATATCCGTAAAGTGGATGAGAAGCGGATCAAAGAGTTGGAGCGAGATCTTAACCGCAAAGAGAAAGCGCTAGCTGAAACCGCAGCCCTACTGGTTCTGAGAAAAAAAGCCCAGGCGA ATCTGGGGGGACGGAGAGGAAGAATGATCAATGTCCCAGATCGCCGTAGAGCTGTTGAATTGATCGAAGAAGCGGTAGGTGCCGGTGCATCAGCGCAAAAAGCCTGCGAGGTACTGGAGATCAGTCTGCGCACCTATAAGCGCTGGACTGATGGTGATGCGGTCAATGCCGATGGCCGACCGGATGTTAAACGCCCAGAGCCCGCGAACAAACTGAAACCGGAGGAGCGACAGCAGATCCTGGAGACGTGTAATGAGGAAGCATACCAAAGCCTACCGCCATCACAGATCGTACCGGCACTGGCCGACAAAGACACCTATATCGCTTCCGAGTCCAGCTTTTACAGGGTACTGAAGGAGGAAGATCAGTTGCATCGCCGTGGGAGAGTGCAAGCACCGAGGCGAGTGAGCAAGCCAGCGGCTTACAAGGCTACAGCCCCGAATCAGGTATGGAGTTGGGATATCACATTCTTGGCAACGACCATCACCGGAATGTTCTACAGGCTTTACCTAGTGATGGACATCTACAGCCGCAAGATTGTCGGGTGGGAAATCCACGAAAATGAGACAGCTGATAATGCCTCGCTGTTGATCCGTAAAGCCTGCCTGACGGAGGGTATCCATGAACGTGGGCTGGTGCTTCACTCTGATAATGGATCACCGATGAAAGGTGCAACCATGCTGGCGACACTGCAAAAGTTGGGTGTAGTGCCGTCATTCAGTCGCCCTTCGGTGAGCAACGACAACCCCTATTCTGAGAGTTTGTTTGGGACAATGAAATACACACCGGCATTTCCGTCGAAACCGTTTGAGAGCTTAGATGCTGCGCGTGACTGGGTTTACAATTTCATTCGCTGGTATAACGAAGAGCACCGTCACAGCGGGATTCAGTTCGTGACACCCGCCCAACGTCATAGTGGTGTGGAGCTGTCGATTCTTGCGAATCGGGAGACGGTCTACGAAGCTGCAAAGCAACGAAACCCAGAGCGTTGGAGTAGAGAAACACGGAACTGGACGCCAGTCGGTGAAGTATGGCTGAACCCGGAGAATCAGGACTCGAGAGGAGCTGGAATTAGAGACGAAGCAGCGTAG
- a CDS encoding membrane dipeptidase, whose translation MDVRIYPTDLLRIIKTVGVDRAAIETDFDGMTNPPNKLKEPSDLPKLTQVLLTRGLNDVQIRKILGENALHVLHDGWRKKE comes from the coding sequence ATGGATGTCCGGATTTATCCCACGGATTTATTACGCATTATAAAAACCGTAGGAGTCGATCGCGCGGCGATAGAAACGGATTTTGACGGCATGACCAATCCACCGAACAAACTGAAAGAACCTTCGGATCTACCCAAACTGACCCAGGTGCTTTTAACCCGCGGACTCAATGATGTTCAGATCAGAAAGATTCTCGGTGAGAATGCACTGCACGTGCTGCATGACGGATGGAGAAAAAAAGAGTAA
- a CDS encoding LysM peptidoglycan-binding domain-containing protein: MIVARKILTPVTIACLLSLTGCNLMPLKHDQHVAANPTAVEKPSMTISTAPAPAIPATVTLQEIGDTDRTVKQVEALQQTAASAEPESQTDTDLWARVRAGYQMQVPDNARVKQSIKWYASHGKYLQRMQLRANPYLHFIVEEIEKRQMPMEMVLLPVVESAFNPFAYSPGRAAGIWQFIPSTGKAYGLKQNWWYDGRRDIVAATRAALDYLDALAKRFDGDWELALASYNAGAGTVRRAIRKNRKRGKATDYWSLDLPRETEGYVPKLLAMASIIAHPDQYNITLTPIANTPYFGSVDIESQLDLALAAEMAALSIEELYKLNPGFNRWASPPEGPHRLNLPLEKIDGFTDKLAELDPLKRLRWKRYRIRSGDSLSVISERHGTTITQLRQVNKIKGNNIRAGKHLLIPISSEQPAHYSFSAEQRTAKIQSSKRKGKKVVYKVKQGDSFWSIANKHKVSHKSLARWNGLSPRDTLRQGQKLSIWIKERKNSSGGTAVAGAIPGTTALPFSTRSSINYRVRKGDSLARIAQRFKITVADLRKWNTLSSRYLQPGQRLKLYVDVTEQSL; this comes from the coding sequence ATGATCGTCGCTAGAAAAATCCTGACTCCGGTTACCATTGCCTGCCTGCTCTCGCTTACAGGCTGTAATCTCATGCCGCTCAAGCATGATCAACATGTGGCGGCAAATCCGACTGCTGTAGAGAAACCGTCAATGACGATTTCCACCGCTCCTGCCCCTGCCATCCCGGCAACTGTAACTCTGCAGGAGATCGGTGACACAGACAGAACGGTAAAGCAGGTCGAGGCACTCCAGCAGACCGCTGCATCGGCCGAGCCGGAATCCCAAACAGATACCGATCTGTGGGCGCGGGTTCGTGCCGGATACCAGATGCAGGTTCCTGATAACGCCAGGGTGAAACAATCCATCAAATGGTATGCCTCCCACGGTAAATACCTGCAACGTATGCAGTTGCGGGCAAATCCCTATCTCCACTTTATTGTAGAAGAGATTGAAAAACGACAGATGCCGATGGAGATGGTACTGCTGCCGGTGGTTGAGAGTGCATTCAATCCATTTGCCTACTCACCTGGAAGGGCCGCCGGTATCTGGCAGTTTATTCCCTCCACCGGCAAAGCTTATGGGCTAAAGCAGAACTGGTGGTACGACGGACGCCGCGACATCGTCGCTGCAACCCGTGCAGCGCTGGATTATCTTGATGCCCTGGCAAAGCGTTTCGACGGTGACTGGGAGCTTGCCCTCGCCTCTTACAATGCCGGTGCCGGTACCGTGCGGAGGGCAATTAGAAAGAACAGGAAACGCGGTAAAGCGACAGACTACTGGTCCCTTGATCTTCCCAGGGAGACCGAAGGCTATGTCCCAAAGCTACTGGCGATGGCCAGCATTATTGCTCACCCGGACCAATACAACATCACCCTCACTCCCATTGCCAACACTCCCTATTTTGGCAGCGTCGATATAGAGTCACAGCTTGACCTTGCCCTGGCCGCGGAGATGGCAGCGCTCTCCATTGAGGAGCTGTACAAGCTTAATCCCGGCTTCAATCGCTGGGCCTCGCCACCGGAGGGGCCACATCGCCTCAACCTTCCTTTGGAGAAAATCGACGGCTTTACCGATAAGCTGGCAGAGCTCGATCCCTTGAAACGGTTGCGCTGGAAACGTTACCGCATCCGTTCCGGTGACAGTCTCAGTGTCATCTCAGAAAGACACGGTACCACCATCACCCAATTGCGACAGGTCAACAAGATAAAGGGGAACAACATCCGTGCAGGCAAGCACCTGCTGATCCCGATCTCCAGCGAACAACCGGCCCACTACAGCTTTTCCGCTGAACAGCGCACAGCAAAAATACAGAGTAGCAAACGTAAAGGGAAAAAAGTCGTCTACAAGGTGAAACAGGGTGACAGCTTCTGGAGCATTGCCAACAAACACAAGGTCAGCCATAAGTCACTGGCGCGCTGGAACGGCCTCTCGCCGAGAGATACCCTCAGACAGGGTCAGAAGCTGAGTATCTGGATTAAAGAGCGTAAAAACAGCTCCGGTGGTACAGCAGTGGCAGGAGCTATTCCTGGAACAACCGCACTACCCTTCAGCACACGCAGCAGCATTAACTACAGAGTGCGCAAAGGGGATTCTCTGGCACGTATTGCTCAGCGTTTTAAAATTACCGTGGCGGATCTGAGAAAATGGAACACTCTCTCCAGTCGCTACCTGCAGCCGGGACAGAGGCTGAAACTCTATGTGGATGTAACCGAACAGTCGCTATAG
- a CDS encoding methyltransferase domain-containing protein, giving the protein MSKGNNCNPLPELTKELKQWQKSPLGVELLAQEKCALEQLLPALFGYYLLHIGRTDGLGDTPSCSHIRTVVNLSLDSAGSTNCCGVMGDAENLPFASDSIDAVLLSHTIDFSPDPHRLLREVERVLIPEGKLIILGFNSLSLWGVWRLFHLRRRHVPWCGRFISLPRLDDWLSLLGFEVQQVKRMMFTPPLQQGGIIRRLAMVEQLGGRYWPMLPGAYAVQAVKRVSTLTPIEPAWKLRSRVLGGGVIEPTTRTSSRELGSE; this is encoded by the coding sequence ATGAGTAAAGGAAACAACTGCAACCCATTGCCTGAGCTGACTAAAGAGCTGAAGCAGTGGCAAAAGAGCCCACTTGGGGTTGAGCTATTGGCTCAGGAAAAGTGTGCCCTTGAGCAGTTACTGCCCGCTCTTTTTGGATACTACCTTCTCCATATTGGGCGCACGGATGGATTGGGTGATACACCCTCATGTAGCCATATCCGTACAGTGGTGAATTTATCACTCGATTCAGCCGGATCCACTAACTGTTGTGGCGTGATGGGTGATGCGGAAAACCTACCATTTGCTTCAGACAGCATTGATGCCGTGCTGCTCTCTCATACAATCGATTTCTCTCCAGATCCTCATCGTCTCCTGCGTGAGGTGGAGCGTGTACTGATCCCTGAAGGTAAGCTGATTATTCTCGGCTTCAACTCACTCAGTTTGTGGGGAGTCTGGCGGCTGTTTCATCTGCGCCGGCGACATGTTCCCTGGTGTGGTCGCTTTATCTCTCTCCCCCGGCTTGATGATTGGCTGTCGCTTTTGGGCTTTGAAGTGCAGCAGGTGAAGCGAATGATGTTTACACCGCCGCTGCAGCAGGGGGGCATCATCCGGCGATTGGCAATGGTTGAACAGTTGGGGGGGCGCTATTGGCCAATGTTACCGGGGGCCTATGCAGTTCAGGCGGTAAAACGGGTTTCGACATTGACACCGATAGAGCCTGCGTGGAAGCTACGCTCTCGGGTGCTCGGTGGTGGTGTGATCGAGCCGACAACAAGAACCAGTTCGCGGGAGTTGGGTAGTGAGTGA
- the rnhA gene encoding ribonuclease HI has translation MSERVEIYTDGACKGNPGRGGWGAVMHYDGNEKQLYGGERDTTNNRMELMAVIKALEALKRPVDVRVTTDSQYVKKGITEWIHNWKKNGWKTAAKKPVKNSDLWQRLDQLVTGHRVAWAWVKGHSGHSENELADDLANRGVEELE, from the coding sequence GTGAGTGAGAGGGTGGAAATTTATACGGATGGTGCCTGTAAAGGCAATCCCGGACGGGGGGGCTGGGGTGCGGTAATGCACTACGACGGCAACGAAAAGCAGCTATATGGTGGTGAGCGGGATACCACTAATAATCGCATGGAGCTGATGGCGGTGATTAAAGCGCTGGAGGCTCTGAAACGGCCGGTTGATGTCCGTGTTACCACCGATTCCCAGTACGTAAAAAAAGGGATCACTGAGTGGATTCATAACTGGAAAAAAAATGGCTGGAAGACGGCGGCAAAAAAACCGGTAAAGAATAGTGACCTCTGGCAAAGACTGGATCAGTTGGTGACCGGCCACCGCGTGGCTTGGGCATGGGTGAAGGGACACAGTGGCCATTCTGAAAATGAGTTGGCTGATGATCTGGCTAATCGTGGTGTGGA